One Setaria italica strain Yugu1 chromosome II, Setaria_italica_v2.0, whole genome shotgun sequence DNA segment encodes these proteins:
- the LOC101780610 gene encoding dehydration-responsive element-binding protein 1B produces the protein MDTPSPPPSSAEQEEYRTVWSAPPKKPAGRTKFRETRHPVFRGVRRRGQAGAGRWVCELRVPGRRGSRLWLGTFATPELAARAHDAAAIALSGRAACLNFADSAWLLPPLMPAALASAREVRDAVAEAIGAFRRRSEESASAAASPAAETTADEDEEGSGSSGATPSLDVTFELDDMFRFGGMVDSGSYYESLAQGLLVDAPAAAGAGAWWEDVEHGTVDIALWSY, from the coding sequence ATGGacacgccctcgccgccgccgtcgtccgcgGAGCAAGAGGAGTACCGGACGGTGTGGTCGGCGCCGCCCAagaagccggcggggcggaccaAGTTCCGGGAGACGCGGCACCCGGTGTTCCGCGGCGTGCGGCGCCGCGGccaggcgggggcggggcggtgGGTGTGCGAGCTGCGCGtcccggggcggcgcggctcgaggctctggctcggcaccttcgCCACGCCCGAgctggcggcgcgcgcgcacgacgccgccgccatcgctctctccggccgcgccgcctgccTCAACTTCGCCGACTCCGCGTGGCTGCTCCCGCCGCTGATGCCCGCGGCGCTGGCCAGCGCGCGCGAGGTCAGGGACGCGGTCGCCGAGGCCATCGGGGCGTTCCGGCGGCGCTCGGAGGagtcggcatcggcggcggcatcgccaGCGGCGGAGACGACGGcagacgaggacgaggagggcaGTGGCTCTTCTGGCGCAACGCCGTCGCTGGACGTCACGTTCGAGCTCGACGACATGTTCAGATTCGGCGGCATGGTTGATTCCGGATCGTACTACGAGAGCTTGGCGCAGGGGCTGCTCGTggacgcgccggccgccgccggagcgggAGCGTGGTGGGAGGACGTCGAGCATGGCACCGTTGACATCGCACTGTGGAGCTACTAG